The Cellulomonas fulva genome includes a window with the following:
- a CDS encoding DUF742 domain-containing protein, whose protein sequence is MSEHIEYVARTVRPYAVTGGRVRSARSDLPLEALVEAMPDAVSSQGLPPERRAILQHAASNYISVAELSALLHLPIGVVRILVSDMSDQQLVRVHTSQPVEVNTGESPALSLSVLESVLNGISAL, encoded by the coding sequence ATGAGCGAGCACATCGAGTACGTCGCCCGGACGGTGCGGCCCTACGCCGTCACCGGCGGGCGCGTGCGCTCGGCGCGCTCCGACCTGCCTCTCGAGGCCCTGGTCGAAGCCATGCCGGACGCTGTGTCGAGCCAGGGTCTGCCGCCCGAGCGGCGCGCGATCCTGCAGCACGCTGCGAGCAACTACATCTCGGTCGCCGAGCTCTCGGCACTGCTCCACCTGCCGATCGGTGTGGTCCGGATCCTGGTCTCGGACATGTCCGACCAGCAGCTCGTGCGCGTGCACACCTCTCAGCCGGTCGAGGTCAACACCGGTGAGTCCCCCGCCCTGTCCCTGAGCGTGCTGGAGAGTGTTCTCAATGGCATTTCCGCCCTCTGA
- a CDS encoding roadblock/LC7 domain-containing protein — protein sequence MTALSTEAANFGWLLDNFVRTVPGTRHTLVVSADGLLMAMSEQLDRTSGDQLAAIVSGMSSLTRGASRQLRAGEVRQAIIEMDNLFLFLMSVSNGSVLAVVAESSCDVGLIGYEMAMLVSRTEATLTPQLISEMRGQLPVDGATRAPAV from the coding sequence GTGACCGCGCTCAGCACCGAGGCAGCCAACTTCGGCTGGCTCCTGGACAATTTCGTCCGGACCGTGCCCGGCACTCGCCACACGCTTGTGGTGTCTGCCGACGGTCTTCTCATGGCGATGTCGGAGCAGCTGGACCGCACGAGCGGTGACCAGCTCGCAGCAATCGTCTCCGGCATGTCGAGCCTGACCCGCGGCGCGTCGCGGCAGCTGCGTGCGGGGGAGGTGCGTCAGGCGATCATCGAGATGGACAACTTGTTCCTCTTCCTCATGAGCGTCTCGAACGGCTCCGTCCTCGCCGTGGTCGCCGAGTCGAGCTGCGACGTCGGCCTCATCGGATACGAGATGGCCATGCTCGTGTCCCGCACCGAGGCGACGCTGACCCCGCAGCTCATCTCCGAGATGCGTGGCCAGCTCCCCGTCGACGGCGCCACCCGAGCCCCGGCCGTCTGA
- a CDS encoding HAMP domain-containing protein, producing MLRRLGIRAKVLAVLAVPMLVLVLLGVYISATSISDLLGARATQQVTKTLRAYQPLGQAIDNEYVTSMTSGDPEAIAAAQAATDAALADVREFTNDLDLSRFPDALVQQFQSVQADYEVTLPAARLAVERGGVNSVVRANFQTIERDQLELVGQLGETFQNRELATAVNSYLMLSTTSTELVAEMIDGLSMLSGTTSPTIGDSYAAQVQSVETARTDAAVALNRVSGVTLSLPPNQPSSAFIAMRTLLSDGTSESVSQVDPAAYLGEIETQIGQLVDLAGQSIDEAQRLADIDADAALNRTYVTIGATVLAAVASFLLALVVARSIVGPLRRLTSAASDVRERLPQIVEQVATPGEQPDVQLDPIPVNSRDEVGRLAQAFNSMNATTVRVAQEQAALRGSIAEMFVNVARRDQVLLNRQLSFIDSLERTEEDPNTLANLFRLDHLATRMRRNAESLLVLAGIDSGRRLRDAMPLSDVVRTASSEIEQYDRIELDLQVDPPMLGFNALPAAHLLAELLENATVFSEPETPVTVTTGVSGQFVAIRIRDHGLGMTDDEIAAANAKIAASAAGDVLGAQRLGLFVVGRIAQKLGAAVRIAKAAGGTGTDTTVLLPATLFASGETAMYGAPSVAVELERDAAEAPVAAEVDLAALTDGETSLGLPRRRRGEGEADAESGAIPVTPAGLPTRGELPARPKKTFDEDNIVLPVATATNLSPDLSTAAPDWTPAALESTGGGLPTRNARTSAWQPPADEPTTTSSAPASPAARAGLFSGFRGRTAADQSAVPGLAPDGDGGDRAADQVRAPWMSLGAHGAAPEPIVVPGLADDDDETWSTDQPVEAAPTAAFEADTYQPSSFEQGAPLVASEPGRDEQRADEQPADEQPADEHLAEQPADEPAVDEHPAAEEAWAPTFAEPEAAQHEPVADEQVSAEPAAYEPAAYEPAPFGSAPYEPAPFEPAAYEPAPFEPAADEATPYEPVALRHDETASDELGSDEHAYVPQPEAAAGALPVRGWSQEPQQETVPEHASFDDGPAFDALPPVDATWADAVDAEATHDEPAHDEAAHDEAAHDEAAHDEPVQQPVSPWASFRRVTEPEPQDVAQDAAPAHEAVADAYAAQPSVEQPAEHDAYGTGVDEPVVAPSAPVAPVAYTAYSGYAGWAASPQGPADSAAPFDFERTLDEARAWHTGAQPTVEEAPAAYAPVVEEAPAEPAAEADTVAYEPVAYEPVAETPVAEAPVAEEPASSWDGQWQAPTWEAPRWDAPTETVEPIVEPLLEQEPEAYVAPVEDAPEQLAVPALADDERDQDADAAVPVWADTTPAWSAPTWPSLADDEPAAEPAAQPVEQAPVEQAPVEQVPVAQTPVAQPAPVAEAPQAPAEPAWAPTAPAAPVAAAAGFGATGVAEASRDEATEQDRPRKRWGLFGRRKGSEAEEAPAAASFAPEPAAAPQPAAEPVRTSAWSAPSEPVAPAPVEQAWSAPQWNAPEAPAPSSPEPAPAAWAPPEWAARPAAPAAPAAVDVPNPVLPPSVAPRIGTLDDDVAAMLALRSDIQEQALSELSQLSAYRPAANTSGERLTRRVPTAIPQTAPEQADGAPVQRDASELRSRLSSFQSGTSRGRQAAGTPNDGTSHS from the coding sequence ATGCTGCGTCGACTTGGCATTAGAGCCAAGGTGCTGGCGGTGCTTGCCGTCCCCATGCTCGTGCTCGTCCTGCTCGGCGTGTACATCTCCGCCACCTCGATCAGCGACCTCCTGGGCGCCCGGGCGACGCAGCAGGTGACCAAGACCCTGCGTGCCTACCAGCCGCTCGGCCAGGCGATCGACAACGAGTACGTGACCTCGATGACGAGCGGGGACCCGGAGGCCATCGCCGCGGCGCAGGCCGCCACCGACGCGGCCCTGGCCGACGTGCGCGAGTTCACCAACGACCTGGACCTGAGCCGCTTCCCCGACGCACTGGTGCAGCAGTTCCAGTCCGTGCAGGCGGACTACGAGGTCACGCTGCCCGCCGCGCGCCTCGCGGTCGAGCGCGGCGGCGTCAACTCGGTGGTGCGGGCCAACTTCCAGACCATCGAACGGGACCAGCTCGAGCTCGTCGGGCAGCTCGGTGAGACGTTCCAGAACCGTGAGCTCGCGACCGCGGTCAACTCCTACCTCATGCTCTCGACGACCTCGACCGAGCTGGTCGCCGAGATGATCGACGGGCTGTCGATGCTCTCGGGCACCACCAGCCCGACGATCGGTGACTCCTACGCCGCGCAGGTCCAGTCGGTCGAGACGGCGCGCACGGACGCGGCCGTGGCGCTCAACCGCGTCTCCGGCGTCACCCTCTCCCTCCCGCCGAACCAGCCGAGCTCGGCGTTCATCGCGATGCGCACGCTGCTGTCCGACGGCACCTCGGAGTCGGTCTCTCAGGTCGACCCCGCCGCGTACCTCGGCGAGATCGAGACGCAGATCGGTCAGCTGGTCGACCTCGCCGGCCAGTCGATCGACGAGGCCCAGCGCCTCGCCGACATCGACGCGGACGCCGCGCTCAACCGGACGTACGTGACCATCGGCGCCACCGTCCTGGCCGCCGTCGCGTCCTTCCTGCTCGCGCTCGTCGTCGCCCGCAGCATCGTCGGCCCGCTGCGGCGCCTGACCTCCGCCGCCTCGGACGTCCGCGAGCGCCTGCCGCAGATCGTCGAGCAGGTGGCGACCCCCGGTGAGCAGCCGGACGTCCAGCTCGACCCGATCCCGGTGAACTCGCGCGACGAGGTGGGCCGGCTGGCCCAGGCGTTCAACTCGATGAACGCGACCACGGTGCGCGTCGCGCAGGAGCAGGCCGCGCTGCGTGGCTCCATCGCCGAGATGTTCGTCAACGTCGCCCGCCGCGACCAGGTGCTCCTCAACCGCCAGCTGTCGTTCATCGACTCGCTCGAGCGCACCGAGGAAGACCCGAACACGCTCGCCAACCTGTTCCGCCTCGACCACCTCGCGACCCGGATGCGTCGTAACGCCGAGTCCCTCCTGGTGCTCGCCGGCATCGACTCCGGCCGTCGTCTGCGTGACGCCATGCCGCTGTCCGACGTGGTGCGCACGGCCTCCTCCGAGATCGAGCAGTACGACCGGATCGAGCTCGACCTGCAGGTCGACCCGCCGATGCTCGGCTTCAACGCCCTGCCGGCCGCCCACCTGCTCGCCGAGCTGCTGGAGAACGCCACGGTGTTCTCCGAGCCGGAGACCCCCGTCACGGTCACGACGGGTGTGTCCGGCCAGTTCGTCGCCATCCGCATCCGCGACCACGGCCTCGGCATGACCGACGACGAGATCGCGGCCGCGAACGCCAAGATCGCCGCCTCCGCCGCCGGTGACGTCCTCGGTGCCCAGCGCCTGGGCCTGTTCGTGGTGGGGCGCATCGCCCAGAAGCTCGGCGCGGCCGTGCGCATCGCCAAGGCCGCCGGCGGGACGGGCACGGACACGACCGTGCTCCTGCCCGCGACGCTCTTCGCGAGCGGTGAGACCGCCATGTACGGCGCCCCGAGCGTCGCCGTGGAGCTCGAGCGGGACGCCGCCGAGGCGCCCGTGGCCGCCGAGGTCGACCTCGCGGCGCTCACCGACGGCGAGACCTCGCTCGGCCTGCCCCGTCGCCGTCGCGGCGAGGGCGAGGCGGACGCCGAGTCGGGGGCGATCCCCGTCACGCCGGCCGGCCTGCCGACGCGCGGCGAGCTGCCGGCCCGGCCCAAGAAGACCTTCGACGAGGACAACATCGTCCTGCCCGTCGCGACCGCGACGAACCTGTCGCCCGACCTCTCGACCGCGGCGCCCGACTGGACGCCCGCGGCGCTCGAGTCCACCGGCGGCGGCCTCCCGACGCGCAACGCCCGGACGTCCGCGTGGCAGCCGCCCGCCGACGAGCCGACGACGACCAGCAGCGCGCCGGCGAGCCCGGCGGCCCGTGCCGGCCTGTTCTCCGGCTTCCGCGGCCGCACCGCGGCCGACCAGTCGGCCGTCCCGGGCCTGGCGCCCGACGGTGACGGCGGGGACCGCGCGGCCGACCAGGTCCGCGCGCCCTGGATGTCGCTGGGCGCCCACGGCGCCGCTCCCGAGCCCATCGTGGTCCCGGGCCTGGCGGACGACGACGACGAGACGTGGTCCACCGACCAGCCCGTCGAGGCCGCTCCGACCGCCGCGTTCGAGGCCGACACCTACCAGCCGTCCTCGTTCGAGCAGGGTGCGCCCCTGGTCGCGTCCGAGCCCGGCCGTGACGAGCAGCGCGCCGACGAGCAGCCGGCCGACGAGCAGCCTGCCGACGAGCACCTGGCCGAGCAGCCGGCCGACGAGCCCGCCGTGGACGAGCACCCGGCAGCCGAGGAGGCGTGGGCCCCGACCTTCGCCGAGCCGGAGGCCGCGCAGCACGAGCCCGTCGCGGACGAGCAGGTGTCCGCGGAGCCCGCCGCGTACGAGCCCGCCGCCTACGAGCCCGCCCCGTTCGGGTCTGCTCCGTACGAGCCCGCCCCGTTCGAGCCCGCTGCCTACGAGCCCGCTCCGTTCGAGCCGGCCGCCGACGAGGCGACCCCGTACGAGCCGGTGGCGCTCCGGCACGACGAGACCGCGTCCGACGAGCTCGGCTCCGACGAGCACGCCTACGTCCCGCAGCCCGAGGCCGCGGCCGGTGCGCTCCCGGTCCGGGGCTGGTCGCAGGAGCCCCAGCAGGAGACCGTTCCCGAGCACGCGTCCTTCGACGACGGCCCGGCGTTCGATGCGCTCCCGCCCGTCGACGCGACGTGGGCCGACGCTGTCGACGCCGAGGCGACGCACGACGAGCCGGCGCACGACGAGGCCGCGCACGACGAGGCCGCGCACGACGAGGCCGCGCACGACGAGCCCGTGCAGCAGCCGGTGTCCCCGTGGGCGTCCTTCCGCCGCGTGACCGAGCCCGAGCCCCAGGACGTGGCACAGGACGCGGCGCCGGCTCACGAGGCCGTCGCCGACGCCTACGCCGCACAGCCCTCCGTCGAGCAGCCCGCCGAGCACGATGCGTACGGCACCGGCGTCGACGAGCCCGTCGTGGCTCCGTCGGCTCCCGTGGCACCCGTCGCGTACACCGCGTACAGCGGGTACGCCGGGTGGGCCGCCTCGCCGCAGGGTCCCGCCGACTCGGCCGCGCCGTTCGACTTCGAGCGCACGCTCGACGAGGCCCGCGCGTGGCACACCGGCGCGCAGCCCACCGTCGAGGAGGCGCCGGCCGCGTACGCACCGGTGGTCGAGGAGGCCCCGGCCGAGCCGGCCGCCGAGGCCGACACGGTCGCGTACGAGCCCGTCGCCTACGAGCCCGTCGCCGAGACGCCGGTGGCCGAGGCGCCCGTCGCCGAGGAGCCTGCCTCGTCGTGGGACGGCCAGTGGCAGGCACCGACGTGGGAGGCGCCCCGCTGGGACGCGCCGACCGAGACGGTCGAGCCGATCGTGGAGCCCCTCCTCGAGCAGGAGCCCGAGGCGTACGTCGCGCCGGTCGAGGACGCGCCGGAGCAGCTCGCCGTGCCGGCCCTGGCCGACGACGAGCGCGACCAGGACGCGGACGCGGCGGTGCCTGTCTGGGCCGACACGACTCCCGCGTGGAGCGCGCCGACGTGGCCCTCGCTGGCCGACGACGAGCCCGCCGCGGAGCCCGCTGCCCAGCCCGTGGAGCAGGCGCCGGTGGAGCAGGCTCCGGTGGAGCAGGTTCCCGTGGCGCAGACCCCCGTCGCGCAGCCCGCACCGGTCGCCGAGGCGCCGCAGGCCCCGGCGGAGCCCGCGTGGGCCCCGACGGCTCCGGCAGCGCCCGTCGCGGCGGCGGCCGGGTTCGGTGCCACGGGCGTGGCCGAGGCCTCGCGCGACGAGGCGACCGAGCAGGACCGTCCCCGCAAGCGGTGGGGCCTGTTCGGGCGCCGCAAGGGCAGCGAGGCGGAGGAGGCCCCGGCAGCGGCGTCGTTCGCCCCGGAGCCCGCGGCCGCCCCGCAGCCCGCGGCTGAGCCGGTCCGCACGTCGGCGTGGTCCGCACCGAGCGAGCCCGTCGCGCCGGCCCCGGTCGAGCAGGCGTGGTCCGCCCCGCAGTGGAACGCCCCGGAGGCGCCCGCCCCGAGCTCCCCGGAGCCGGCACCGGCCGCCTGGGCCCCGCCCGAGTGGGCCGCCCGTCCGGCAGCACCCGCTGCTCCGGCCGCGGTGGACGTGCCCAACCCGGTCCTGCCGCCGTCGGTCGCCCCCCGCATCGGGACGCTCGACGACGACGTGGCCGCGATGCTCGCGCTGCGCTCGGACATCCAGGAGCAGGCGCTCTCCGAGCTCAGCCAGCTCTCGGCGTACCGCCCGGCCGCGAACACCTCGGGCGAGCGCCTGACCCGCCGCGTGCCGACCGCGATCCCGCAGACGGCACCGGAGCAGGCCGACGGCGCGCCGGTCCAGCGCGACGCCTCGGAGCTGCGCAGCCGCCTGTCCAGCTTCCAGTCCGGCACGTCGCGGGGCCGCCAGGCCGCCGGCACGCCGAACGACGGAACGAGCCACTCGTGA
- a CDS encoding NAD(P)H-quinone oxidoreductase, with the protein MRAVVITRPGGPDVLEVHDVAEPAPGPGELLVDVVAAGVNRADVLQREGHYPPPPGVPPWPGLEVAGVVREVGPSDEPAGSPAAGSDEVWRPGDRVAALLGGGGYAERVVVPTALALRVPDSLALPEAAALPEALVTAWMVLETADARPGEAILVRGGSGGVGSVAVQLAAARGLRVLATAGGAQRVARVAELGGADVVLDHRSDDLVEQVREATSGRGADVVLDVLGAGGLEENVAVLALDGRVVVIGLQQGRRGTLDVGELLARRGSLRATTLRSRPARDKARLVAAVREHAWPLVTAGRVRPVVHATLPLDQAGRAHELLTSGEVFGKLLLEP; encoded by the coding sequence ATGCGAGCTGTGGTGATCACCCGCCCGGGTGGACCTGACGTCCTCGAGGTCCACGACGTCGCGGAGCCCGCACCGGGTCCGGGCGAGCTGCTGGTCGACGTCGTCGCGGCGGGGGTCAATCGCGCCGACGTGCTGCAGCGTGAGGGACACTACCCTCCCCCACCTGGGGTTCCGCCGTGGCCCGGCCTCGAGGTCGCGGGTGTCGTGCGGGAGGTCGGGCCGTCCGACGAGCCCGCGGGCTCTCCCGCGGCGGGGTCCGACGAGGTGTGGCGTCCGGGTGACCGCGTCGCGGCGCTGCTGGGCGGTGGCGGCTACGCCGAACGGGTCGTCGTGCCGACCGCGCTCGCGCTCCGCGTCCCGGACTCGCTGGCGCTCCCCGAGGCGGCCGCGCTGCCCGAGGCGCTGGTGACCGCCTGGATGGTGCTGGAGACCGCCGACGCCCGGCCGGGCGAGGCGATCCTGGTGCGCGGCGGCTCCGGCGGCGTCGGCAGCGTCGCCGTCCAGCTCGCGGCCGCGCGGGGCCTGCGCGTGCTGGCCACGGCGGGCGGCGCGCAGCGCGTCGCCCGGGTCGCGGAGCTCGGCGGCGCCGACGTCGTGCTGGACCACCGGTCGGACGACCTGGTGGAGCAGGTCCGTGAGGCCACGAGCGGACGCGGCGCGGACGTGGTGCTCGACGTCCTGGGCGCGGGCGGTCTCGAGGAGAACGTCGCGGTGCTGGCTCTCGACGGCCGCGTCGTCGTGATCGGCCTGCAGCAGGGGCGGCGCGGCACGCTGGACGTGGGCGAGCTGCTCGCGCGGCGCGGCTCCCTGCGCGCGACGACGCTGCGCTCACGCCCCGCGCGGGACAAGGCCCGGCTCGTCGCGGCCGTGCGGGAGCACGCGTGGCCGCTCGTGACCGCCGGTCGCGTACGGCCCGTCGTGCACGCGACGCTCCCCCTGGACCAGGCGGGCCGGGCGCACGAGCTCCTCACCTCCGGCGAGGTGTTCGGCAAGCTCCTGCTGGAGCCCTGA
- a CDS encoding AGE family epimerase/isomerase: MAWLTTPSHDRWLEQEVDRLLAFGRAAALPTGGFARQDDEGRPTDGPLELWIACRMTHVYALAHLLGRPGSAVLVDHGLAAITGLFADPDHGGWFAEVGRDGTPVETTKAAYPHAFVVLAASSATVAGRPGARELLDAALAVQEQRFWDDEAGMAVEEWDRAFTTLDPYRGVNANMHTVEAYLAAADVTGDRVWLDRAVRIVERVVHGFARGNEWRIPEHFDTDWNADLEYNADTPAHPFRPYGATVGHWFEWARLTLHARAALEQRGLAAPAWMLDDAVALFDAGVAEGWHVDGAPGFVYTVDWTGAPVVRERMHWVAAEAIAAAAALHAATGEARYDEWYTTWWEYVGAHVIDREGGSWWHELGPDNTVSRTVWAGKADLYHAVQAALVPRLPLTPVLAPALAAGLLR; encoded by the coding sequence ATGGCCTGGCTCACCACCCCGTCGCACGACCGCTGGCTCGAGCAGGAGGTCGACCGGCTGCTGGCCTTCGGCCGCGCCGCCGCGCTGCCGACGGGCGGCTTCGCCCGCCAGGACGACGAGGGCCGCCCCACCGACGGGCCGCTCGAGCTCTGGATCGCGTGCCGGATGACGCACGTCTACGCGCTCGCGCACCTGCTGGGCCGGCCGGGCTCCGCGGTGCTGGTGGACCACGGCCTCGCGGCGATCACCGGGCTGTTCGCCGACCCCGACCACGGCGGCTGGTTCGCCGAGGTCGGGCGGGACGGCACGCCGGTCGAGACGACGAAGGCCGCCTACCCGCACGCGTTCGTCGTGCTCGCGGCCTCGTCGGCCACGGTCGCGGGCCGCCCGGGCGCGCGCGAGCTGCTGGACGCCGCGCTGGCGGTCCAGGAGCAGCGCTTCTGGGACGACGAGGCCGGCATGGCGGTCGAGGAGTGGGACCGCGCGTTCACCACGCTGGACCCGTACCGGGGCGTCAACGCCAACATGCACACGGTCGAGGCCTACCTCGCGGCGGCCGACGTCACGGGCGACCGCGTGTGGCTGGACCGCGCCGTGCGCATCGTGGAGCGCGTCGTGCACGGGTTCGCGCGGGGCAACGAGTGGCGCATCCCGGAGCACTTCGACACCGACTGGAACGCCGACCTCGAGTACAACGCCGACACCCCGGCCCACCCGTTCCGGCCGTACGGCGCGACGGTGGGGCACTGGTTCGAGTGGGCGCGGCTGACCCTGCACGCGCGGGCGGCGCTCGAGCAGCGTGGGCTCGCGGCCCCGGCCTGGATGCTCGACGACGCGGTCGCGCTGTTCGACGCGGGAGTCGCGGAGGGCTGGCACGTGGACGGCGCGCCCGGCTTCGTCTACACGGTCGACTGGACGGGTGCTCCCGTCGTGCGGGAGCGCATGCACTGGGTGGCGGCGGAGGCGATCGCCGCGGCCGCGGCGCTGCACGCCGCCACCGGCGAGGCCCGGTACGACGAGTGGTACACGACCTGGTGGGAGTACGTCGGCGCGCACGTCATCGACCGCGAGGGCGGTTCCTGGTGGCACGAGCTCGGGCCGGACAACACGGTGTCCCGCACGGTCTGGGCGGGCAAGGCGGACCTCTACCACGCGGTCCAGGCCGCGCTCGTCCCGCGCCTGCCCCTGACGCCCGTGCTGGCTCCGGCGCTCGCGGCCGGCCTGCTGCGCTGA